In Thermodesulforhabdus norvegica, a single window of DNA contains:
- a CDS encoding RNA methyltransferase, with protein sequence MANLYLALVHYPVLNRHGEVVASAITTIDLHDLGRTARTYDLPACYVVTPLADQIDLAKRLIAHWTEGVGGQLHPTRKQALELLVLVRSIEEAVADIRKREDRSPEIWATSARLKSSPKLLGYRQAGTRLKEGSEPVLLLLGTAWGLAPELFERAHRILEPIRANSSYNHLSVRCAAAIMVDRLLGDNDRYEGTEDDSHGH encoded by the coding sequence ATGGCCAACCTTTATCTGGCTCTTGTTCATTACCCTGTTCTTAACCGGCATGGAGAAGTAGTCGCTTCGGCCATAACCACAATAGACCTACACGATCTGGGAAGGACGGCAAGGACTTATGACCTGCCCGCCTGCTATGTCGTAACGCCTCTCGCGGACCAGATTGATCTGGCCAAAAGGTTAATAGCTCACTGGACCGAAGGCGTGGGAGGACAACTTCATCCCACCAGGAAACAGGCCCTGGAATTGCTCGTGCTCGTGCGGTCAATAGAGGAGGCAGTTGCCGATATTCGAAAGCGAGAGGATCGGTCCCCGGAAATATGGGCTACTTCGGCCAGACTGAAGAGTTCCCCAAAGTTGTTGGGCTATCGTCAGGCAGGTACCCGCCTGAAAGAAGGCTCTGAACCGGTTCTATTGCTCCTCGGTACTGCCTGGGGGCTTGCTCCGGAACTTTTTGAACGGGCCCATCGAATACTTGAACCAATTCGAGCAAATTCTTCGTATAATCACTTGTCTGTTCGCTGCGCAGCGGCTATTATGGTCGACCGCCTTCTTGGCGATAACGATAGGTATGAAGGAACGGAGGATGATAGCCATGGGCATTGA
- the ffh gene encoding signal recognition particle protein: MFENLTARFEKVFRFLKGQGKLTEANIKEALREVRLALLEADVNYRVVKDFVSRIQERAVGQEVMSSLTPGQQVIKIVHEELIKLLGEKAEPLSLKGPSPVTVLLVGLQGSGKTTTAAKLALKLKKDGRHPCLVPADVYRPAAIEQLRVLAGQVGVPCYEPGQGESPESIVKAALNYAGSQRCDTLIVDTAGRLHIDRDLMEELRRLKQILSPEEILLVVDAMTGQDAVNVAEAFHKELSITGVILTKLDGDARGGAALSVRAVTGCPIKFVGVGEKLDALEIFHPDRMSSRILGMGDILSAIEKAQEAIDQEEAERLFKKLQEDSFTLEDFRDQLRQLRRLGSLDQILKLLPGTGMLKELRNMHVDMKELIHAEAIINSMTKEERRKPEIINASRKRRIARGSGTSVQEVNRVLRSFEQMRKMMRQMVGTGRSSGTKAAKKKKRRAFFPF; encoded by the coding sequence ATGTTTGAAAATCTTACGGCAAGATTTGAAAAGGTTTTCAGGTTTCTTAAAGGGCAGGGAAAGCTTACGGAAGCAAATATAAAAGAGGCGCTCAGAGAGGTGCGTCTCGCTCTTCTTGAAGCGGACGTAAATTACAGGGTCGTAAAGGATTTCGTTTCCAGAATTCAGGAGCGTGCCGTCGGGCAGGAGGTGATGTCGAGCCTTACCCCCGGTCAGCAGGTTATAAAGATCGTTCACGAGGAGCTGATAAAGCTTCTGGGGGAGAAGGCAGAGCCTCTGTCGCTTAAAGGGCCGTCTCCTGTGACGGTGCTCCTCGTAGGGCTTCAAGGATCAGGTAAAACTACGACGGCGGCAAAGCTTGCCCTGAAGCTCAAAAAGGACGGTCGGCATCCCTGCCTTGTACCTGCTGATGTGTACAGACCTGCTGCGATAGAGCAACTCCGGGTTCTGGCGGGACAGGTTGGGGTTCCATGTTACGAACCGGGTCAGGGAGAAAGCCCTGAGTCAATCGTTAAGGCCGCCCTGAATTATGCCGGCTCTCAAAGGTGTGACACTCTCATAGTCGATACGGCGGGCCGTCTGCATATCGATCGGGATTTGATGGAGGAACTCCGGCGCCTTAAACAGATCCTTTCTCCTGAGGAAATTCTTCTCGTGGTCGATGCCATGACGGGTCAGGATGCCGTCAATGTTGCGGAAGCCTTCCATAAGGAGCTTTCCATAACGGGTGTTATTCTGACGAAACTCGACGGTGACGCCCGTGGTGGTGCGGCCCTTTCTGTCAGGGCTGTTACGGGATGCCCGATAAAGTTTGTCGGCGTGGGTGAAAAACTGGATGCCCTGGAAATTTTCCATCCCGACCGGATGAGTTCCCGTATCCTGGGCATGGGCGACATCCTGAGCGCCATCGAAAAGGCTCAGGAAGCCATTGACCAGGAGGAAGCGGAAAGGCTTTTCAAAAAGCTTCAGGAGGATAGCTTTACTCTTGAGGACTTCCGTGATCAATTGAGACAGCTGAGAAGGCTTGGGTCGCTCGATCAGATACTGAAGTTGCTTCCGGGCACGGGTATGCTAAAAGAGCTTCGCAATATGCATGTGGACATGAAGGAATTGATCCATGCCGAGGCTATCATCAATTCGATGACCAAAGAAGAAAGGCGTAAACCCGAAATAATAAACGCCAGTCGAAAAAGGCGAATTGCCCGTGGTAGTGGGACCTCGGTACAGGAGGTAAACAGAGTACTGCGGAGTTTCGAGCAAATGAGGAAGATGATGAGGCAGATGGTCGGGACGGGGCGCTCTTCAGGAACAAAGGCGGCAAAGAAGAAAAAGAGGCGGGCATTTTTCCCTTTCTAG
- a CDS encoding flavodoxin family protein — protein MKVVALLSSPRQNGNSASLARRAVDVLNRNGCVVEVFALNQLSFKGCQACMACKTKMDRCAVDDGLTPVLESVRNAEGLIVATPVYWYDICAQLKTFVDRCYSFLKPDYLTNPQPSRLGTGRKLLFILTQGAPQPIEVYPKYRDIFKWLGFSESRLVHAVGVRDLGDVDKREDLFSEVEKAALWLIGK, from the coding sequence ATGAAAGTTGTGGCTCTTCTTTCAAGTCCCAGGCAAAACGGAAACAGTGCATCCCTTGCCCGACGTGCAGTCGATGTTTTAAATCGGAATGGATGTGTCGTGGAAGTTTTTGCCCTGAATCAACTTTCTTTTAAAGGTTGTCAGGCCTGCATGGCCTGCAAGACCAAAATGGACAGGTGCGCGGTGGACGACGGCCTAACGCCCGTGCTCGAATCAGTTCGAAACGCCGAAGGCCTTATAGTTGCCACTCCTGTTTACTGGTACGACATATGCGCCCAATTAAAGACCTTTGTAGATCGCTGTTATTCTTTTCTCAAGCCCGATTATCTTACAAATCCTCAGCCCAGCCGACTTGGTACGGGGCGTAAGCTCCTGTTTATTCTGACACAGGGCGCCCCGCAACCTATAGAGGTCTATCCGAAATACCGGGACATTTTCAAATGGCTTGGTTTTTCCGAAAGCCGCCTTGTTCATGCCGTAGGGGTTAGAGACCTGGGTGATGTGGACAAACGGGAGGATCTATTTTCCGAGGTGGAAAAGGCTGCTCTGTGGCTTATCGGAAAATAA
- a CDS encoding ribonuclease HII translates to MVKRPVSGKNDKKSALFLRLVEFDETFRRKGYGCIAGVDEAGRGPLAGPVVAAAVVMPEGIVVEGIADSKSLPAGDRELIFSEMMRKRLPVGIACIPPHVIDRLNILRATHLAMARAVLNLPVKPNLILVDGPHPIPDLPIPSRAVVKGDSKSLAIAAASIVAKVFRDRIMKRYDALYPEYGFGRHKGYPTREHLAAIERFGPCPIHRLSFGGLRRCNEEGRGRRRKPLQLTFFGNRDVPSSSVM, encoded by the coding sequence ATGGTAAAGCGGCCCGTATCCGGGAAAAACGATAAGAAGTCTGCACTGTTTTTGAGGCTTGTTGAGTTTGATGAAACCTTTCGCAGGAAAGGATACGGTTGTATTGCGGGTGTTGACGAAGCTGGTAGAGGGCCACTGGCGGGGCCCGTGGTGGCCGCCGCCGTGGTGATGCCTGAAGGGATTGTTGTGGAGGGAATTGCCGACTCGAAATCACTCCCGGCGGGCGACCGTGAGCTTATCTTCTCAGAAATGATGCGGAAACGGTTGCCTGTAGGTATAGCCTGTATTCCACCTCATGTTATTGATAGGTTGAACATCCTCAGAGCTACTCATCTGGCTATGGCGAGAGCGGTGTTAAACCTTCCCGTCAAACCGAACCTGATACTCGTGGACGGCCCTCATCCAATTCCGGACCTGCCCATTCCCAGTCGTGCGGTTGTTAAGGGAGATTCAAAAAGCCTTGCCATAGCCGCCGCATCCATTGTTGCAAAGGTTTTTCGCGATCGTATCATGAAGCGATATGATGCCCTTTATCCGGAATACGGCTTCGGGAGGCACAAAGGATATCCCACCAGAGAGCATCTGGCCGCAATAGAGCGTTTTGGCCCCTGTCCGATTCACCGACTCAGCTTCGGAGGATTAAGAAGATGCAACGAAGAAGGACGGGGTCGAAGGCGGAAGCCTTTGCAGCTGACTTTCTTCGGAAACAGGGATGTTCCATCATCGAGCGTAATGTAA
- a CDS encoding thiamine pyrophosphate-dependent enzyme, whose protein sequence is MSSPFVDIPDQEYILPGTRTCAGCGLALAYRYILKALGPNTIITLPACCLTILHGIYPKTPVAVNAVNTTFASTAASASGLVAGLRALGKEGQFTVVGMAGDGGTFDMGIQALSGAAERQTDFIYICYDNEAYMNTGVQRSSATPLGALTTTTPVNPKDQPKKDFLAIMEAHHLSYMATCCSAYPRDIYQKLVRARDTKGTRFIYLYVPCPPGWGFPTAKTVEIGRLAVETGVVVLYEIENGEFRLTGKSLTIARSGRKKPVEDYLKTQARFRKINPEQLKIIQEAVDRRWEDYLKRAGISTNGESRPN, encoded by the coding sequence ATGAGCTCACCTTTTGTTGATATACCCGATCAGGAATACATATTGCCGGGAACGAGAACCTGCGCCGGTTGCGGTCTGGCACTGGCCTATCGCTACATTCTCAAGGCTCTTGGACCAAATACGATAATCACGCTACCCGCCTGCTGTCTGACGATCCTGCACGGTATTTATCCCAAGACACCCGTAGCAGTTAACGCAGTCAACACGACCTTTGCCAGCACCGCCGCTTCCGCATCGGGTCTGGTTGCGGGGCTCAGAGCACTGGGCAAAGAAGGCCAGTTCACCGTGGTCGGCATGGCCGGAGACGGTGGAACCTTTGACATGGGGATTCAGGCTTTGAGCGGCGCAGCGGAACGGCAAACCGATTTTATTTACATCTGCTATGACAACGAAGCTTACATGAACACGGGCGTTCAGCGATCCAGCGCAACTCCTCTTGGAGCCCTCACGACCACAACGCCCGTAAACCCGAAGGATCAGCCCAAAAAAGATTTTTTGGCAATAATGGAGGCCCATCACCTTTCCTACATGGCAACCTGCTGTTCGGCCTATCCCCGGGATATTTATCAGAAACTGGTCAGAGCAAGAGACACAAAGGGTACAAGGTTTATCTATCTCTATGTTCCATGTCCTCCGGGATGGGGCTTCCCCACCGCAAAGACCGTTGAGATCGGAAGGCTGGCCGTAGAAACGGGCGTTGTCGTTCTTTACGAAATAGAAAATGGAGAGTTTCGGCTTACCGGAAAAAGCCTTACCATAGCAAGATCGGGCAGGAAGAAACCCGTTGAAGACTACCTGAAAACCCAGGCCAGATTCAGAAAAATAAACCCGGAACAGCTTAAAATCATACAGGAAGCCGTAGACAGACGCTGGGAGGATTACCTGAAAAGGGCGGGTATCAGTACAAATGGCGAATCCCGCCCTAACTAG
- the trmD gene encoding tRNA (guanosine(37)-N1)-methyltransferase TrmD, which yields MMIIDVLSIFPSFFSGPLNESLLGKAISQGLIRVRVHDIRKYARDKHRTVDDRPYGGGAGMVMKPEPIVEAIEDLQKESPRGTVILLSPQGEVFTQATARELSGLPRIILVCGRYEGIDARVLNFVDRELSIGDYVLSGGEPAALVVIDAVSRLIPGVVGNLASVRSESFEEGLLEYPQYTRPRIFRGLPVPDVLISGNHEAVKRWRRSQALLLTKLRRPDLFERLKLSDEDLELLREAERAMERESSGEY from the coding sequence ATAATGATTATAGATGTTCTCTCCATATTCCCTTCTTTTTTTTCTGGACCTTTGAATGAAAGTCTTCTCGGAAAGGCAATATCCCAGGGGCTTATCCGGGTCCGGGTACATGACATAAGGAAGTACGCAAGGGATAAGCATCGTACCGTGGATGATAGGCCTTACGGTGGGGGAGCCGGAATGGTCATGAAGCCCGAACCCATCGTCGAGGCAATAGAGGACTTGCAGAAGGAGTCGCCCAGAGGAACGGTCATACTGCTTTCTCCTCAGGGAGAGGTATTCACACAGGCTACGGCCCGTGAGTTGAGCGGGCTACCCAGAATAATTCTGGTTTGCGGAAGGTATGAAGGTATCGATGCGAGGGTGCTTAACTTTGTTGATAGGGAGCTTTCCATAGGCGATTACGTTCTCAGCGGAGGTGAGCCTGCCGCATTGGTTGTAATCGATGCCGTATCCCGGCTTATCCCGGGTGTTGTGGGAAACCTGGCTTCCGTTAGAAGTGAATCCTTTGAAGAAGGCCTTCTGGAATACCCTCAGTACACGAGACCCAGGATTTTTCGGGGACTGCCGGTTCCGGATGTTCTCATCTCGGGAAATCACGAAGCGGTAAAAAGATGGCGACGCAGTCAGGCGCTTCTTCTTACTAAACTGCGGCGTCCCGATCTTTTTGAACGATTGAAACTATCCGATGAAGACCTTGAATTACTCCGGGAAGCGGAAAGAGCTATGGAAAGAGAGAGCTCGGGAGAATATTAA
- the rplS gene encoding 50S ribosomal protein L19 yields the protein MGIDVIERIARDHMRLDIPEFRVGDTVRVHSKIREGDKERIQVFEGVVIRKHRGTTNATFTVRKVSYGIGVERIFPLHSPLIEKIEVVRRGRVRRARLYYLRDRYGKAARIREKR from the coding sequence ATGGGCATTGATGTAATCGAAAGGATTGCTCGCGACCACATGAGGCTGGACATACCCGAGTTTCGGGTGGGCGACACCGTGAGAGTGCACTCCAAAATTAGAGAGGGAGATAAGGAGCGTATTCAGGTTTTCGAAGGCGTCGTAATCCGGAAACATCGTGGGACGACCAATGCTACTTTTACGGTAAGGAAGGTTTCTTACGGGATAGGGGTCGAAAGAATCTTTCCTTTGCATTCGCCCCTTATTGAAAAGATAGAGGTAGTCCGCAGAGGGCGTGTCAGAAGAGCAAGGCTCTATTATCTTCGCGATCGCTATGGTAAAGCGGCCCGTATCCGGGAAAAACGATAA
- a CDS encoding transketolase C-terminal domain-containing protein, whose protein sequence is MDKVRIITGNEAAALAAKLCRVQVIAAYPITPQSKIPEILSKFVEEGELKAEFVRVESEHSAMTVCISASLVGARAFTATAANGLAYMHEQLHWAAGARVPVVMPVVNRGLGAPWTIFNDMQDSISQRDTGWMQLYCMNNQEIFDNLIMAYRVAEEVLIPCMVCFDGFRLSHTVMPVETASQELVDAYLPPRKPNYELNPERPVNINPVVMGDCLPGVDGTRRPDYMGFRLRLQRAHERALEVIKKAGSLFGELFGRDYTLPYSTYRVDDADTIFVTMGSLTSEAMDAVDLLRERGHRAGVCGLRVFRPFPGKDLSEVLLQASRLIVVEKAISYGYETPLATELKAALYTHTPDKHPEVTSWVVGLGGKDVKTVDLIGIFEATMKLEQKWDRPFWWHEEVLENELTFC, encoded by the coding sequence GTGGATAAGGTTCGCATTATTACCGGGAATGAGGCTGCGGCATTGGCCGCAAAATTATGCAGAGTACAGGTCATTGCGGCCTATCCCATCACTCCTCAATCAAAAATCCCCGAAATTTTATCGAAATTCGTTGAAGAGGGGGAACTCAAAGCGGAATTCGTTCGGGTAGAAAGTGAGCACTCGGCAATGACCGTTTGTATATCCGCATCTCTGGTGGGGGCTCGTGCTTTTACCGCAACGGCGGCAAACGGTCTCGCTTACATGCACGAGCAGCTTCACTGGGCCGCCGGAGCTCGTGTCCCCGTTGTTATGCCCGTCGTTAACCGCGGGCTCGGGGCACCCTGGACGATTTTCAACGACATGCAGGACAGCATCAGCCAGAGAGACACCGGCTGGATGCAGCTCTACTGCATGAACAATCAGGAAATCTTCGACAACCTGATCATGGCTTATAGAGTTGCCGAAGAAGTTCTCATTCCCTGCATGGTGTGTTTTGACGGCTTCAGGTTATCTCACACGGTCATGCCCGTCGAAACGGCTTCTCAGGAACTGGTTGATGCTTACCTGCCACCCAGGAAACCCAACTACGAGCTTAACCCCGAAAGACCCGTAAACATAAACCCCGTTGTTATGGGGGATTGTCTCCCGGGCGTTGACGGAACACGAAGACCCGATTACATGGGGTTCAGGCTGCGCCTTCAGCGGGCACACGAAAGGGCTCTTGAAGTCATCAAAAAGGCGGGATCGCTTTTCGGGGAGCTTTTCGGGCGGGATTACACGCTACCATACAGCACCTACAGAGTGGACGACGCCGATACCATTTTTGTAACGATGGGGTCTCTTACCAGCGAAGCAATGGATGCCGTGGATCTTTTGAGGGAGCGGGGACATCGGGCAGGAGTTTGCGGTCTGAGAGTCTTCAGGCCCTTTCCCGGTAAAGACCTCTCGGAAGTCCTTCTTCAGGCCTCTCGTCTAATCGTCGTTGAAAAAGCCATAAGCTACGGTTATGAAACCCCTCTTGCAACGGAGCTAAAGGCGGCCCTATATACTCACACCCCCGATAAACATCCCGAAGTAACATCGTGGGTTGTGGGGCTGGGCGGCAAAGATGTGAAAACCGTGGATCTTATCGGCATATTCGAGGCCACAATGAAACTTGAGCAAAAGTGGGATCGACCCTTCTGGTGGCACGAGGAGGTTTTGGAAAATGAGCTCACCTTTTGTTGA
- a CDS encoding KH domain-containing protein codes for MLKELVEQMAKALVDHPERVQVSEIEGEQTSVIELKVAKEDLGKVIGKQGRTARAMRTILSAASTKLNKRAVLEIIE; via the coding sequence ATGTTGAAAGAACTGGTTGAGCAGATGGCTAAAGCACTGGTGGATCATCCGGAACGCGTTCAGGTTTCCGAAATTGAAGGTGAGCAGACCTCTGTCATTGAGCTGAAAGTAGCGAAGGAAGATCTGGGTAAGGTCATCGGCAAGCAGGGTCGTACGGCTCGAGCTATGAGAACTATTCTCAGTGCGGCTTCGACAAAGCTAAATAAAAGGGCGGTTCTGGAAATTATTGAGTAG
- a CDS encoding PxxKW family cysteine-rich protein, which produces MICQTVKAGMECAFMTPKGCSYNGGSCHQIVEQCEGCQRILTLDAGKFCSTYPNPAIKWRTGFCNFATHVKIENFQQQQIKLNPLKASKRAAKRK; this is translated from the coding sequence ATGATCTGTCAGACCGTTAAAGCGGGTATGGAATGTGCCTTTATGACCCCAAAAGGTTGCAGCTACAACGGTGGAAGCTGTCACCAGATAGTCGAGCAGTGTGAAGGCTGCCAGCGTATTTTGACCCTCGATGCGGGTAAATTCTGCTCGACCTATCCCAATCCTGCAATTAAGTGGAGAACCGGATTTTGCAATTTTGCAACTCACGTGAAGATTGAAAACTTCCAGCAGCAGCAAATCAAGCTTAACCCTCTCAAAGCATCCAAGCGCGCCGCCAAGCGCAAATAA
- a CDS encoding AAA family ATPase, translating to MAIVTVSKEYAAESEVFAEKLASRLGYSILDKEFITEAAKQLNISEAEASLLRRGRESRLLQLIDRYTAATIQKIVDRGYGRLDDRSYYEVTRDLILKAAEQDNVIIVGWGGQCILADHPKAVHIRVVKNLEERIAILKQKYDLDDRGAKELIEREERESAKYIEHYFKRSWDDAHLYHLVINLSRVTFEQAVDMVVQLVNSVA from the coding sequence ATGGCGATAGTTACAGTCAGCAAAGAGTATGCTGCGGAAAGCGAAGTTTTTGCAGAAAAACTGGCATCCAGACTCGGCTATTCGATACTGGACAAAGAATTCATAACGGAAGCCGCAAAACAACTCAACATATCGGAGGCAGAAGCTTCCCTCTTAAGGCGCGGTCGTGAATCACGCCTTCTTCAGCTCATCGACCGTTACACAGCTGCAACAATACAGAAAATAGTCGACAGAGGCTACGGAAGGCTCGACGATCGTAGCTACTACGAAGTTACCCGTGATCTGATTTTGAAAGCCGCAGAACAGGACAATGTAATTATAGTGGGATGGGGCGGACAGTGTATTCTTGCAGACCACCCAAAGGCCGTACACATTCGGGTGGTCAAAAACCTGGAAGAGCGCATAGCCATACTGAAGCAAAAGTACGATCTCGACGACAGGGGCGCAAAAGAGCTCATTGAACGTGAAGAACGGGAATCCGCAAAGTACATCGAGCATTATTTCAAGCGTTCGTGGGACGACGCCCACCTTTACCACTTAGTAATAAACTTAAGCAGGGTGACCTTTGAACAGGCCGTGGACATGGTCGTACAACTCGTAAATTCCGTTGCCTAA
- a CDS encoding L-threonylcarbamoyladenylate synthase, translating into MILEMNPVHPEPRKVRKVVEILADGGIVAYPTDTYYGIGCDIFNKEAIEKVYALKQRSHDQPVSIICSDLKNISEYAQVTNYAYKTMKRCLPGPYTFVLEASRLVPRIMLTKRKTIGIRVPDNEIALAIVRELGHPIINTTATHPETGEILMTPKEIKEFLGHAVDLIIDGGPIPGKPSSVISLVNDEPEVIREGSGDVSMFRS; encoded by the coding sequence ATGATTCTGGAAATGAATCCTGTTCATCCGGAACCCAGAAAAGTCAGAAAAGTCGTGGAAATACTGGCAGACGGAGGGATCGTAGCATACCCGACGGACACATACTACGGCATAGGCTGCGACATCTTTAACAAGGAGGCCATAGAAAAGGTATATGCCCTCAAACAGAGATCTCATGATCAACCCGTCAGCATCATCTGTTCGGATTTGAAGAACATAAGCGAATACGCTCAGGTAACCAACTACGCCTACAAAACAATGAAGCGATGCCTGCCCGGCCCCTATACTTTCGTGCTTGAGGCATCAAGACTTGTGCCCCGTATCATGCTGACAAAGCGCAAGACCATAGGGATCAGGGTTCCCGACAACGAAATTGCCCTGGCAATTGTAAGAGAGCTGGGACATCCCATCATCAACACAACGGCTACTCATCCTGAAACAGGCGAGATCCTCATGACTCCAAAGGAAATAAAGGAGTTTCTGGGTCACGCCGTTGACCTTATCATTGACGGCGGGCCAATCCCCGGAAAACCCTCAAGTGTTATCTCCCTCGTAAACGACGAGCCCGAAGTTATACGGGAAGGCAGCGGAGATGTAAGTATGTTTCGGTCATAA
- the rpsP gene encoding 30S ribosomal protein S16 — protein sequence MPVRIRLARHGRRKRPFYWIVAAHSEAPRDGRFLEKLGTYNPLTDPAEVVIRWDRLQYWLDQGAQPTDTVRSLIKKYRKQMNESQAQAS from the coding sequence ATGCCGGTAAGAATTCGTTTGGCTCGTCATGGTAGAAGGAAACGACCATTTTACTGGATTGTTGCAGCCCATTCAGAGGCGCCGAGAGATGGAAGATTTCTTGAGAAGCTGGGAACCTATAATCCGCTGACCGATCCGGCGGAGGTCGTGATCCGATGGGATCGTCTCCAGTACTGGCTCGATCAGGGAGCACAGCCCACGGATACGGTAAGAAGCCTTATAAAAAAGTATCGGAAACAAATGAATGAGTCTCAGGCTCAGGCTTCATAG
- the rimM gene encoding ribosome maturation factor RimM (Essential for efficient processing of 16S rRNA) — protein MGKIIRAHGVRGGVKVYPYGESFEAREEGESLFILTDEGYRPLTLRRIQRQHRCWILTFVEITDRNRAESLIGAELFVPERELPETGEGEYYYYQLIGLDVVSQEGDYLGTLTGIIETGANDV, from the coding sequence GTGGGCAAAATCATCAGAGCTCACGGGGTCCGGGGTGGTGTTAAGGTATATCCCTATGGAGAAAGTTTTGAAGCCAGAGAGGAGGGGGAAAGCCTTTTCATTCTGACCGATGAAGGCTACAGGCCTTTGACTCTCAGGAGGATCCAGCGACAGCATCGTTGCTGGATCCTGACTTTCGTCGAAATAACCGATCGAAATAGAGCCGAGAGTCTTATAGGTGCCGAACTGTTCGTTCCGGAACGCGAACTGCCGGAAACCGGGGAAGGAGAATACTACTACTATCAGCTCATAGGCCTGGATGTCGTCTCGCAGGAAGGCGATTATCTCGGTACCCTTACTGGCATTATAGAGACAGGTGCAAACGATGTTTAG